The Arachis ipaensis cultivar K30076 chromosome B07, Araip1.1, whole genome shotgun sequence genome includes a window with the following:
- the LOC107607576 gene encoding uncharacterized protein LOC107607576 — protein sequence MIENKRAWDLAVESGAVQCDEDDDIMAILQEQNEALAQKRRGLGGIGKLSMVKELKTKQKLNMLGLVESKMLVVTKFNVVRIWWNDAVGWEYVGSEGTSGGLVLMWDIMLFRMNNCYKGERWLCIEGVLLKNDFPCAFCLVYGAHNRAEKLVVWEELSFIAGVCQVPICYMDDFNEVIQVEERKGQDRLIVSAEDFKCWVQDMQLVDLPLHDRKFTWFRGCSCSRINRVLVSVEWTEEFPKILLKGGPRGMSDHCPIIVEDTISRGGSRPFCSLDSWFTHDGFLRMVREEWRNLGEARFTDKLKTLTVPLERWHKDNFGNMDKKIQRFKDEIRK from the exons ATGATTGAAAACAAAAGGGCATGGGATCTAGCAGTAGAGTCCGGAGCAGTGCAGTGCGATGAAGATGACGACATAATGGCGATTCTACAAGAACAGAATGAAGCACTTGCTCAAAAGAGGAG GGGGTTAGGGGGGATTGGTAAGCTGAGTATGGTTAAAGAGCTCAAAACAAAACAGAAGCTGAATATGTTAGGGTTGGTTGAGTCTAAAATGTTAGTTGTGACTAAGTTTAATGTAGTACGTATTTGGTGGAACGATGCTGTAGGGTGGGAGTATGTAGGCTCGGAAGGCACGTCAGGGGGGCTGGTGTTAATGTGGGATATTATGCTGTTTAGAATGAATAATTGCTATAAAGGAGAGAGATGGTTATGTATTGAAGGAGTCCTATTGAAAAATGATTTTCCTTGTGCTTTCTGTTTGGTATATGGTGCTCATAATAGAGCAGAAAAACTTGTTGTGTGGGAGGAATTGAGCTTCATAGCTGGTGTATGTCAAGTACCGATATGCTACATGGATGACTTCAATGAGGTTATACAGGTTGAAGAGAGGAAAGGACAGGATAGGTTAATAGTGTCTGCAGAAGATTTCAAGTGTTGGGTACAAGATATGCAGCTAGTGGACCTACCGTTGCATGATCGTAAGTTTACCTGGTTTAGAGGTTGCTCCTGCAGTCGCATTAATAGAGTCCTAGTGAGTGTAGAATGGACGGAGGAGTTTCCAAAGATTCTACTAAAAGGGGGACCAAGAGGCATGTCAGATCACTGCCCAATTATAGTGGAAGATACCATATCTAGAGGTGGATCACGACCCTTTTGTAGCTTAGATTCCTGGTTTACACATGATGGTTTCCTAAGGATGGTCAGGGAAGAATGGAGGAATCTTGGTGAGGCACGATTCACAGATAAGTTAAAGACTTTAACAGTACCTCTGGAAAGATGGCATAAGGACAATTTTGGAAACATGGATAAGAAAATTCAGCGTTTTAAGGATGAAATCAGGAAGTAA